A window of the Heptranchias perlo isolate sHepPer1 chromosome 37, sHepPer1.hap1, whole genome shotgun sequence genome harbors these coding sequences:
- the LOC137304293 gene encoding dynein light chain Tctex-type 5-like gives MDRRRLSLAPDRGTEKRMSISNKGRTNSIPFTSKATSELGAVRGRASLGNLLSEAHPSTFSFKGLLVARRLTKNLKERTALKIAAKKPAVTKIINEQVLPFSSKPPEKFCTFPVQKFLEEYVPDKLKSVSYSPALAGRLAKEMSEEIKEFAKGALPPRYKLVCVVTVGERSNEDVLLTSRALWDSYADTFASHGYENSTVFCAASIFAVYCE, from the exons ATGGACAGAAGGAGATTGAGTCTGGCCCCTGACAGAGGCACAGAGAAAAGAATGTCTATCTCAAACAAAGGACGAACCAACAGTATCCCTTTCACAAGCAAAGCAACAAGCGAG CTTGGAGCAGTGAGAGGGAGAGCCTCGCTGGGGAATCTTTTAAGTGAAGCACATCCTTCCACCTTTAGCTTCAAAGGGCTTCTCGTTGCCAGGAGACTGACAAAGAATTTGAAG GAAAGAACAGCTTTGAAGATAGCTGCAAAGAAACCAGCTGTCACCAAGATCATAAATGAACag GTGCTGCCATTTTCCTCGAAACCCCCGGAGAAATTCTGCACTTTCCCAGTTCAGAAGTTCCTGGAGGAATACGTGCCCGACAAGCTGAAAAGCGTCTCGTACAGCCCCGCCCTCGCCGGTAGACTCGCAAAGGAGATGAGCGAAGAAATTAAGGAGTTTGCGAAGGGGGCCCTGCCTCCCAGGTACAAGCTGGTGTGCGTCGTGACGGTGGGAGAGAGGAGCAACGAGGATGTCCTGCTGACCAGCCGCGCTCTCTGGGATTCTTATGCCGACACCTTTGCTTCTCACGGCTACGAGAACAGCACCGTGTTCTGCGCGGCCAGTATCTTCGCTGTGTACTGCGAATGA